The following proteins are co-located in the Salvelinus namaycush isolate Seneca chromosome 31, SaNama_1.0, whole genome shotgun sequence genome:
- the c31h5orf63 gene encoding glutaredoxin-like protein C5orf63 homolog, translating to MHLVLPRTLHRTKSSAHLLRRLFSQKYLPTLTLFTKDPCPLCDEAKEVLEPYKHRYIFLQVDITLPENKVWWDRYKYDIPVFHLNGQFLMMHRVSTSLLEKRLAEVDEEQQ from the exons ATGCATTTGGTCTTGCCGAGGACTCTCCACAGGACAAAGAGTTCTGCTCATCTGCTTAGAAGACTCTTCTCCCAAAAGTACTTACCTACTTTAACACTTTTTACCAAG GATCCATGCCCATTGTGTGATGAAGCTAAAGAAGTCCTTGAACCATATAAACACAGG tatattTTTCTGCAGGTAGATATCACACTGCCGGAGAACAAAGTTTGGTGGGACAGATACAAATACGACATCCCAGTCTTCCATCTGAATGGACAGTTTCTAATGATGCACAGAGTTAGCACTTCACTCCTGGAGAAACGGTTGGCTGAAGTGGATGAAGAACAACAATAA